Proteins co-encoded in one Syntrophorhabdaceae bacterium genomic window:
- a CDS encoding type I restriction-modification enzyme R subunit C-terminal domain-containing protein translates to WCKEKDKFLIIDCWDNFDYFQMNPTGKIDKPSKPIPVRLFETRLEKLNVAETKNDTALIEKTIKKLQEDISELPPNNVVILDAKSKLEKLDATFWQKLNDDKKLYLEIEIAPLMRTRTGEDFKAMSFELKVLHYSIAKLGSSDEKDKKVKTLEEVIIEMVSDLPLMVNVVAKEKNLIEEVLHNNYLAKASDEDLEVLIQKIAPLMKYREEGIKPDQTAVDFRDITKEKEYIKFGPAHERLTIQKYREKVEALIKKLEEENEILRKIKKGEEITQEEVGELANTLAKYEPYPTEENLQKAYDARMVKFLDLIKYIMGIGGLVTFSEKVSESFAEFIAEHNTMTAKQIQFLQTLQTFIIENGKLTKKDLVREPFTKLHANGFLGLFPPMMQQEILKFTNNILHYA, encoded by the coding sequence GTGGTGTAAAGAAAAAGATAAGTTCTTGATTATAGATTGCTGGGACAATTTTGACTATTTTCAAATGAATCCAACCGGGAAAATCGATAAGCCATCAAAACCAATTCCGGTCCGACTCTTTGAAACCAGACTGGAAAAACTTAATGTCGCCGAAACAAAGAACGATACGGCGCTTATTGAGAAGACAATTAAGAAACTCCAAGAAGATATTAGCGAGCTTCCGCCTAATAATGTCGTGATCCTCGATGCCAAAAGCAAATTAGAAAAACTTGACGCAACCTTTTGGCAAAAGCTTAATGATGACAAAAAACTTTATTTAGAGATAGAAATTGCTCCACTAATGCGGACACGCACGGGGGAAGATTTCAAAGCAATGAGCTTTGAACTTAAGGTTCTCCACTACTCCATAGCAAAGCTCGGTTCGAGCGATGAAAAAGACAAAAAAGTAAAGACCCTCGAAGAAGTCATAATTGAAATGGTTTCCGATCTGCCTCTTATGGTCAACGTTGTTGCCAAAGAAAAAAACCTTATCGAAGAAGTGCTTCATAATAACTATTTGGCAAAGGCAAGCGATGAAGATTTGGAAGTCTTGATCCAGAAAATAGCGCCACTCATGAAATACCGGGAAGAAGGGATTAAACCAGATCAGACTGCTGTGGATTTTCGGGACATTACCAAAGAAAAAGAGTACATTAAATTTGGACCAGCCCATGAACGATTGACTATTCAAAAATATCGGGAAAAAGTCGAGGCACTTATCAAGAAACTGGAAGAAGAAAATGAAATACTACGAAAAATAAAAAAAGGTGAAGAGATAACGCAAGAAGAAGTGGGAGAACTGGCAAATACCCTGGCTAAATACGAGCCCTATCCAACAGAAGAGAATTTACAAAAAGCCTATGACGCCCGGATGGTGAAATTCTTGGACCTCATTAAGTACATTATGGGTATTGGCGGACTGGTTACTTTTTCGGAAAAAGTGTCCGAGTCGTTTGCGGAATTTATCGCGGAACATAACACAATGACCGCTAAGCAAATCCAATTTCTGCAAACTTTGCAAACGTTCATTATAGAGAATGGGAAATTAACCA